One stretch of Oceanipulchritudo coccoides DNA includes these proteins:
- a CDS encoding D-2-hydroxyacid dehydrogenase gives MKVVVLDGVTLNPGDLDWGGLEALGEVTVYDRSAAEEVMDRARGADVLLTNKTLLPREVIEALPDLKYIGVLATGCNVVDLEAASARGIPVCNAAGYSSPSVAQMVFAYILHFANRVADHSAGVMKGKWAASKDFSYCDHPQTELAGRVLGIVGLGDIGKRVATIAHAFGMEVIAFTRNPDRPAPEGVRWVDMKRLYAESDYISLHCPLTAQTEKMINRESLSIMKASAILINTGRGPLIDEAAVAEALNSGKLGGAAVDVLKEEPPRYPSPLFTARNCLITPHIAWATRSARQRLMDITVENLRSFKSGTIVSRVNP, from the coding sequence ATGAAGGTTGTCGTACTGGATGGAGTGACCCTGAACCCGGGAGATTTGGACTGGGGCGGGCTGGAGGCGCTTGGCGAGGTCACGGTTTATGATCGTAGCGCAGCGGAAGAAGTCATGGATCGGGCGCGTGGGGCGGATGTGCTGTTGACCAATAAAACGCTTCTACCGAGGGAAGTGATCGAGGCATTGCCGGATTTGAAGTACATTGGTGTCCTGGCAACCGGATGCAATGTGGTCGATCTTGAGGCTGCTTCAGCGCGCGGGATACCGGTCTGCAACGCGGCGGGGTACAGTTCACCCTCGGTGGCCCAGATGGTCTTTGCCTACATTCTCCATTTTGCGAACCGGGTGGCCGACCATAGTGCTGGCGTGATGAAAGGCAAATGGGCCGCCAGCAAGGATTTCTCGTACTGTGACCATCCACAAACCGAATTGGCAGGGCGCGTTCTCGGCATTGTCGGTCTGGGGGACATCGGCAAGCGGGTGGCAACAATCGCGCATGCATTCGGGATGGAGGTCATTGCCTTCACCCGGAATCCGGACCGTCCGGCACCGGAGGGTGTTCGCTGGGTGGATATGAAAAGGCTGTATGCGGAAAGTGATTACATCAGTTTGCATTGCCCGCTCACGGCGCAAACCGAGAAGATGATCAACCGGGAGAGCCTTTCCATAATGAAGGCGAGTGCGATCCTGATCAATACGGGCCGTGGCCCCTTGATTGACGAGGCGGCGGTTGCCGAGGCCTTGAATTCGGGCAAATTGGGCGGGGCCGCCGTGGATGTTCTCAAGGAGGAACCACCGCGCTACCCGAGCCCGCTCTTCACGGCCAGAAATTGCCTAATTACGCCCCATATTGCTTGGGCGACGCGTTCCGCCCGGCAGCGCCTGATGGACATCACGGTCGAAAATTTACGGTCATTCAAGAGTGGCACCATCGTTAGCCGGGTAAATCCATAG
- a CDS encoding BamA/OMP85 family outer membrane protein codes for MKRIRWIKWVLTGVLLSLPVAALAQSNVEVTGLGFLKNLEVDKRLAFLSGLEESERKELDLVEIEDLAYILIQLLRKEGFADPQVTGTVGLADDSEVELVWELPFTSKVEQLDLQVRPTFVRFKCRPGRLNYYESVRVTGVQAIDADTLQSFFIPKGVLFTRRKDRAFTMGNLDSRLGRLLSALRSKGFALARVVNKEVQVNELSGAVSVVIEVDEGPVHQVGKITLVVKGHDESMPSPRPAERTGAVLNTLLIREERQVFLNEFFHRGYPDATIRLEKQSGEVDDSGRIKVDLEFVLDPGPQVKLERLVFEPEGLLHHSVLKRQTRLKPGQDYDLLEVEEGRRRLLSLGVFKDVSVEHRELESGQRQAVYTFHPSPRKTLRMQLGYGSYELGRIGVRWDHLNLWGRAHRYEIHLKQSFKSTNFNGTYVVPSFFSSRVTAYARAEYEFREEISFDRTGSSLVFGISKKLQFPGAEISLEYGIEKQDTTRGSEDEFESLDQARVASLSLRAILDRRDSVLYPTEGFDLSSSIKIASDYLGGDTNFQKMEFSSSYHKYLGSSLYLHVGMRYGIIFSESPSSTSLPFTERFFPGGENSVRGYKRGEATSVTAQGDSIGSEAFALANIELEQRIFRNFSVVVFWDGIGLEETVGGFPDEEFLQSAGIGLRWRTAVGPVRLEYGHNLDPRRYDPDGSVHLSVGFPF; via the coding sequence ATGAAGCGTATCCGCTGGATCAAGTGGGTTTTGACGGGTGTGCTTCTTTCCCTTCCGGTAGCCGCCCTTGCCCAGTCCAATGTTGAGGTGACGGGCTTGGGCTTTCTGAAAAACCTGGAAGTCGACAAGCGCCTCGCATTTCTCAGCGGGTTGGAGGAATCTGAGAGGAAGGAGCTTGATTTGGTGGAAATCGAGGACCTCGCTTACATCCTCATCCAGTTGTTGAGAAAAGAAGGCTTTGCTGACCCGCAGGTGACCGGGACAGTGGGGCTCGCGGATGATAGTGAAGTCGAATTGGTTTGGGAACTTCCATTCACTTCCAAGGTCGAGCAGCTTGATTTGCAGGTTCGGCCGACCTTTGTTCGTTTCAAATGCCGCCCGGGTCGCCTCAATTATTATGAGTCGGTTCGCGTAACGGGCGTACAGGCCATTGATGCGGATACCCTTCAGAGTTTTTTCATTCCCAAAGGGGTCCTCTTCACCCGCCGCAAGGACCGGGCCTTCACAATGGGCAATCTTGATTCGCGGTTGGGGAGGCTGCTCTCTGCCCTGCGCAGTAAGGGCTTCGCCTTGGCCCGGGTGGTGAATAAGGAAGTACAGGTAAACGAGCTGAGCGGAGCGGTTTCCGTGGTCATTGAAGTCGATGAAGGACCGGTACATCAAGTGGGAAAAATCACTCTCGTCGTGAAGGGGCATGACGAGTCAATGCCGTCACCAAGGCCAGCGGAAAGGACAGGTGCGGTCTTGAACACGCTTTTGATTCGTGAAGAGCGGCAGGTGTTCCTGAATGAGTTTTTCCATCGCGGCTATCCCGATGCGACTATCCGCTTGGAGAAGCAAAGCGGAGAAGTTGACGATTCTGGCCGGATCAAAGTGGACCTTGAATTTGTTTTGGATCCCGGACCTCAGGTCAAACTGGAGCGGCTCGTTTTCGAACCGGAAGGGCTTCTTCATCATTCCGTCTTGAAACGGCAGACTCGCCTCAAGCCTGGACAGGATTATGATCTGCTCGAAGTCGAGGAAGGCCGGCGCCGGTTGCTTTCGCTGGGCGTTTTCAAGGATGTCTCGGTTGAGCACAGGGAACTGGAAAGCGGGCAGAGACAAGCGGTGTACACGTTCCATCCATCACCCCGGAAAACCCTGCGGATGCAATTAGGCTATGGCAGTTACGAACTTGGAAGGATTGGAGTCCGGTGGGATCACCTGAATCTGTGGGGGCGAGCCCATCGTTATGAAATCCACCTGAAGCAGAGTTTTAAATCCACCAACTTCAATGGCACTTATGTTGTTCCGAGCTTCTTCAGTTCGCGAGTGACTGCCTATGCGCGGGCCGAGTACGAGTTTCGCGAGGAGATCAGTTTTGATCGTACAGGCTCAAGTCTGGTCTTCGGAATATCCAAGAAATTGCAGTTTCCGGGTGCAGAGATTTCCCTTGAGTACGGTATTGAAAAACAAGATACAACGCGCGGATCCGAAGATGAATTCGAGTCATTGGACCAGGCAAGGGTAGCCAGCCTTTCCCTCAGGGCGATATTGGATCGTCGTGACAGCGTTCTTTATCCGACGGAAGGGTTTGATTTAAGCTCCTCCATCAAGATCGCTTCTGATTATCTTGGCGGGGACACGAATTTCCAGAAGATGGAGTTCAGCTCGAGCTACCACAAGTACCTGGGCAGCTCACTGTATCTTCACGTGGGCATGCGGTACGGCATCATCTTCAGTGAGTCCCCGTCTTCAACGAGCCTTCCCTTTACGGAACGGTTTTTCCCGGGCGGAGAAAATTCAGTCCGTGGGTATAAGCGTGGAGAGGCGACGTCTGTCACCGCCCAAGGGGATTCCATCGGTTCGGAGGCCTTTGCATTGGCCAACATCGAGCTTGAACAACGCATTTTCCGCAATTTCTCGGTGGTTGTCTTCTGGGATGGAATTGGACTGGAGGAGACTGTCGGGGGATTTCCAGATGAAGAATTTCTTCAATCCGCGGGAATCGGTCTTCGCTGGCGGACTGCAGTCGGTCCAGTGCGCTTGGAATATGGACACAATCTGGACCCGCGAAGATACGATCCTGACGGTTCCGTGCACCTTTCGGTCGGGTTCCCGTTTTAG
- a CDS encoding cytochrome c3 family protein — translation MFKPKNIPAVLLLALIPFIASGQEELSNESCLDCHDDPGWTEMIDGKEVSLHVDTGILANSVHGDWDCIDCHSDIEEVPHAEKLKPANCADCHDDIQEEFQQSIHGALGAMGNLDTATCSDCHGGHGIVPVSDLASPVFKLNLARTCAKCHDNPGLTAEYRMRFPETSSHYQESIHGKALMKYGLVVAPSCNDCHGVHDIKPANNEQSMVHHTNIDATCGKCHVGIAEEYAQSVHGQHLDDRGKMVAVCNDCHTAHDIEIPSSAHFKASSDEKCGACHADRLENYHETYHGKALVLGESNGAPEVAACYDCHGHHDIRPAEDPKSWLSEANIVGTCANCHEGANAKFAEYIPHADHRDKENYPMLYYAFIFMTTLLISVFILFGIHTFFWLFRSLYLYLNDSKTFHETKIHVQKGDEWFTRFVPFERFLHFLVVTSFLLLVLTGMPLKFYYTDWAQFLFNLMGGVDVARSLHHFGAIITFLYFGLHLFDRFVAMIKGRNSVKDPETGKFSFNRLITIAFGPDSMLPSVQDWRDFIAHQKWFFGKGEKPQFDRWTYWEKFDYLAVFWGVAIIGVSGLVMWFPLFFSEFLPGWAINIALIVHSDEALLAAGFIFTFHFFNTHFRLEKLPMDTVIFSGRISKAEMLHERRRWYNRLIAEGRLDEHRVRDEWDRWKKIAKSFGYGFFGLGLILLGMIVYAMLVRLFH, via the coding sequence ATGTTCAAACCGAAGAATATCCCTGCCGTACTCCTCCTCGCCTTAATTCCCTTCATCGCAAGCGGACAAGAGGAATTGAGTAACGAAAGCTGCCTTGATTGCCATGATGATCCCGGCTGGACCGAGATGATCGACGGGAAGGAAGTATCACTCCATGTGGATACGGGGATACTCGCCAATTCTGTCCATGGCGACTGGGACTGCATCGACTGCCACAGTGACATCGAGGAAGTCCCGCACGCAGAAAAGCTCAAACCGGCAAACTGCGCAGATTGCCATGATGATATTCAGGAGGAATTCCAGCAAAGCATCCATGGAGCACTGGGGGCGATGGGGAACCTGGATACCGCAACCTGCAGCGACTGTCACGGTGGGCACGGCATTGTTCCGGTGAGCGATCTCGCCTCACCCGTCTTCAAGCTCAACCTGGCCAGAACCTGCGCCAAATGTCATGACAACCCCGGATTGACGGCTGAATACCGCATGCGCTTTCCCGAGACCAGCAGCCACTACCAGGAGAGTATCCACGGCAAGGCGCTCATGAAATATGGTCTGGTTGTGGCCCCTTCCTGTAATGACTGTCACGGCGTGCATGACATAAAACCAGCCAACAATGAGCAATCGATGGTGCACCACACCAATATCGACGCAACCTGTGGTAAATGCCATGTCGGCATTGCTGAAGAATATGCCCAGAGTGTCCACGGCCAGCACCTCGACGATAGAGGCAAGATGGTTGCCGTCTGCAACGACTGTCACACCGCCCACGACATTGAAATCCCTTCTTCCGCACACTTCAAGGCGAGCAGCGATGAGAAATGCGGTGCCTGCCATGCTGACCGACTGGAAAACTACCATGAAACTTACCACGGGAAGGCTCTTGTCCTCGGAGAAAGCAATGGGGCTCCAGAAGTGGCTGCCTGCTATGATTGCCACGGCCACCACGATATCAGGCCCGCGGAAGATCCAAAGTCGTGGCTCTCCGAAGCCAACATTGTCGGAACCTGTGCGAATTGTCACGAGGGCGCCAACGCCAAGTTCGCCGAGTACATTCCCCATGCCGACCACCGGGACAAGGAAAATTACCCGATGCTGTATTACGCCTTCATTTTCATGACGACCCTGCTCATCAGCGTCTTCATTCTTTTTGGCATCCATACCTTCTTCTGGCTCTTCCGTTCCCTTTACCTCTACCTCAACGACTCCAAAACATTTCATGAAACGAAGATTCATGTCCAGAAGGGCGATGAATGGTTTACCCGTTTTGTTCCTTTTGAGCGCTTCCTGCACTTCCTGGTCGTCACCAGCTTCCTCCTTCTGGTGCTCACGGGAATGCCATTGAAGTTCTACTACACCGACTGGGCGCAATTCCTCTTTAACCTGATGGGCGGTGTGGATGTCGCCCGCTCGCTCCACCACTTCGGGGCCATCATCACCTTCCTCTACTTCGGACTGCACCTCTTTGACCGGTTTGTTGCGATGATCAAGGGAAGGAATTCCGTGAAAGATCCGGAGACCGGCAAGTTCAGCTTCAATCGCCTCATCACCATCGCCTTCGGCCCGGACTCCATGCTGCCCAGCGTCCAGGACTGGCGGGACTTTATCGCCCACCAGAAGTGGTTCTTCGGCAAAGGCGAGAAGCCGCAGTTCGACCGGTGGACCTACTGGGAGAAATTCGATTACCTCGCTGTCTTCTGGGGTGTGGCTATCATCGGGGTTTCAGGGTTGGTCATGTGGTTCCCACTCTTCTTCTCTGAATTCCTTCCCGGTTGGGCAATCAACATTGCCCTCATTGTCCACTCGGATGAAGCCCTCCTCGCCGCTGGATTCATCTTCACATTCCATTTTTTCAATACTCACTTCCGGCTCGAGAAGCTCCCCATGGATACAGTCATCTTCTCTGGCCGTATTTCCAAGGCGGAGATGCTTCATGAGCGCAGACGCTGGTACAATCGCCTGATCGCGGAAGGCCGCCTCGACGAGCACCGCGTCCGGGATGAATGGGATCGCTGGAAGAAGATCGCCAAATCCTTTGGATACGGCTTCTTCGGACTCGGGCTAATCCTCCTCGGGATGATTGTCTATGCCATGCTTGTCCGACTCTTCCACTGA
- a CDS encoding translocation/assembly module TamB domain-containing protein, which translates to MRIRLVSLVVFGVLILVGAFLLLSPLWLPVAGASFAKRHGIEWKTAQADGYSTITLADLRYKGGAIEAELDLLKVPQPFPWLKGLFVSGRPALMTAGNLKLLIGQSDAGKGSSVSLLDQIMETERVLKKLLPYVPAIEMESANLRIEASGIETTLRELRLKDDAFAATSSPVDLLPAMTLRLFLAEGRTYMAARNALDGDEFLLRAFLKSGGGSPEFLVNARAGLGELIGPTEKESRLILKLAGGPESFSLQEFQIRSSWLVGDLSNPVNFNYASKTFAGSAELELVADLGMQGWIPSSGIIKARVTVLPPGLEETDLRFSLNGKKLVFQDIPIAELLCTGSLDYPVLYVSNSRLRLDEDSTLSIEGNGNIDKRELDGRASFALSPAWLERLSLPVLVNEPVSGGFEFSGPLPSPRHSGWLDSLALTVEGMPALTTHFTWQGTGLESVSLEGQLESGKGGQLELGLRVEKPEEGDRIAVFLDKATLGHSDFPAYILQSPVSAYFRMGEQTVLDSIGPVELKSPKGRLAGHYNLDTMTGSISGDHLDLNVFEAWTLKEFPPLIIDGFEFSVETVSPHLQASFDLSLRGTDALVDDLSLHGVGHIDASGLELSLLEGLVGGTRFCSGRGRIPLLIHPAGNGGSGSYSLIRDGALAGNLTAEISGDLLDDFPQIPFLDLFQGSRLDLGLGGTIESPDAALEMTLQRLDVLGMVSDKLDGLVFENVELALTLNPQLLEIQTLQATINNGRVDIGGSVPTEYVQEQLEAGRFDWRMLLERAVLVASLKDFRAAEFPSYLPAYLRPKGVLGGSIELGQGLAFSGNLELTGFGLRPTLYSQPVEQIQLGLRIDNTILHINQASAMLGDSLVNLAGHIDFNDFVDPLYSIRLTGKRVPLLRTTDLLLLSDLDLKLEQHDAKTPAILSGDMHLRDGVLLMDIDPLGARTSGKGLPKPPFFSITTNPFAGWNLDVSLSGENAVRFKSQFMNALLSVRADLSGTLENPVWVGEVRTTEGRIAFPGTNLTVSHGEFYITREQQDTIQLNVNTIGQTASYVISMRIGGNVEDPQVSFASTPALSNAQIFQLLATGSLDRSGVGSFGMYLGRGMFAPGGGREGLLDRISVEVGRDISESGLNTIDVFYDLSDRFRLHGQYDKYDAQNLDLEWEVFSK; encoded by the coding sequence ATGAGAATCCGTCTGGTCAGTCTAGTTGTATTTGGGGTACTGATCCTGGTCGGAGCTTTTCTATTGCTCAGTCCTCTCTGGCTTCCCGTGGCGGGAGCTTCTTTCGCAAAGCGCCATGGAATTGAATGGAAGACTGCGCAGGCGGACGGATATTCCACAATCACGCTTGCCGATCTGCGATACAAGGGTGGGGCAATCGAGGCGGAGCTGGACCTTCTCAAGGTGCCCCAGCCGTTTCCGTGGTTGAAGGGGCTTTTTGTCAGTGGACGTCCTGCTTTGATGACTGCCGGCAACTTGAAACTGCTGATCGGTCAGTCAGATGCCGGAAAGGGCTCTTCCGTTTCATTACTTGATCAGATAATGGAAACGGAGCGCGTATTGAAGAAACTTCTTCCGTATGTACCGGCTATCGAAATGGAATCGGCTAATCTCCGCATTGAAGCCAGCGGAATTGAGACGACCCTTCGGGAGCTGCGTTTGAAGGATGATGCATTCGCGGCGACAAGTTCCCCTGTTGATCTGCTACCCGCCATGACGCTTCGGTTATTCCTGGCTGAAGGTCGCACATACATGGCCGCGAGGAATGCATTGGATGGAGATGAATTCCTCCTGCGGGCCTTTTTGAAAAGTGGAGGAGGGTCTCCGGAATTCCTGGTCAATGCGAGGGCGGGCCTTGGGGAACTCATCGGACCAACCGAAAAGGAAAGCCGCCTGATCCTCAAACTGGCAGGCGGGCCGGAAAGTTTCTCCCTCCAGGAATTCCAGATCCGCTCAAGCTGGCTCGTGGGAGACCTTTCCAATCCGGTCAACTTCAACTATGCCTCGAAAACCTTTGCGGGCTCTGCCGAATTGGAGCTTGTGGCCGACCTTGGCATGCAGGGGTGGATCCCGTCTTCAGGAATCATCAAGGCCCGGGTGACTGTCCTTCCCCCCGGATTGGAGGAAACGGATTTACGTTTCTCACTCAACGGTAAGAAACTCGTCTTTCAGGATATTCCGATTGCTGAACTATTATGCACGGGCTCATTGGACTATCCTGTCCTGTATGTATCCAATTCACGACTACGCCTTGATGAAGACAGCACGCTCTCAATTGAGGGAAACGGCAATATTGACAAGCGGGAACTGGACGGAAGAGCGTCCTTCGCGCTGTCCCCGGCCTGGCTGGAGAGACTCAGCTTGCCTGTCTTGGTCAATGAACCTGTCTCAGGCGGGTTTGAATTTTCCGGACCATTACCCTCGCCGAGACATTCCGGCTGGCTGGATTCGCTCGCCTTGACGGTTGAGGGTATGCCCGCGTTGACGACCCACTTCACATGGCAAGGAACAGGGCTTGAATCCGTTTCGCTGGAAGGGCAATTGGAGAGTGGCAAAGGCGGACAGTTGGAACTCGGTCTTCGCGTGGAAAAGCCGGAGGAGGGAGACCGCATTGCCGTGTTTCTCGACAAGGCAACCCTTGGGCATTCGGATTTTCCCGCCTACATTCTTCAATCGCCAGTTTCCGCGTATTTCAGGATGGGAGAGCAGACCGTTTTGGATTCAATCGGGCCGGTTGAGTTGAAGAGTCCCAAAGGGCGGCTGGCTGGTCATTATAATCTGGATACAATGACAGGATCAATTTCGGGGGACCATCTTGACCTGAATGTTTTTGAGGCATGGACGCTCAAGGAATTCCCGCCACTCATTATCGACGGATTTGAATTCTCTGTGGAAACGGTTTCTCCTCACCTCCAGGCATCCTTCGATCTTTCTCTTCGCGGGACAGATGCCCTTGTGGACGATCTGAGCCTGCATGGTGTCGGGCACATCGACGCGTCAGGGCTCGAGTTGTCACTGCTTGAGGGGTTGGTCGGCGGTACACGGTTTTGTTCGGGCCGCGGGAGGATTCCCCTGTTGATTCATCCCGCAGGGAATGGCGGTTCCGGCTCCTACAGCCTGATCCGTGATGGTGCTCTTGCCGGAAACTTGACGGCCGAGATCTCCGGGGACCTCTTGGATGACTTTCCGCAGATCCCTTTTCTGGATTTATTCCAAGGCTCACGACTCGACCTCGGGCTCGGCGGGACAATCGAGTCTCCTGATGCCGCCCTTGAAATGACCCTCCAGAGACTGGACGTCCTCGGAATGGTGAGTGACAAACTTGATGGTTTGGTTTTTGAGAACGTCGAGCTTGCCCTGACTTTGAATCCCCAACTACTTGAAATCCAGACCTTGCAGGCAACGATAAATAATGGGCGTGTCGACATTGGAGGGTCTGTGCCCACTGAGTATGTGCAGGAGCAATTGGAGGCGGGCCGGTTTGATTGGCGCATGCTGCTGGAGAGGGCAGTCCTTGTTGCCTCACTCAAGGACTTCCGGGCTGCTGAATTTCCAAGTTACTTGCCAGCCTATTTGCGCCCAAAGGGTGTCTTGGGTGGATCCATTGAATTAGGACAAGGTCTGGCGTTTTCCGGTAATCTTGAATTAACCGGATTTGGCCTGCGCCCAACCTTGTACTCGCAGCCCGTCGAGCAGATTCAGTTGGGCCTCAGGATTGATAATACGATACTCCACATCAATCAGGCTTCGGCCATGCTGGGAGACAGCCTTGTCAATCTGGCCGGCCATATTGATTTTAATGATTTTGTAGATCCGCTTTACTCGATCCGGTTGACGGGAAAGCGAGTCCCTCTTCTTCGAACGACTGATCTCCTTCTGTTATCCGATCTGGATTTGAAATTGGAGCAGCATGACGCCAAGACCCCGGCGATTCTTTCCGGGGACATGCATTTGCGGGATGGAGTGCTTCTGATGGATATCGATCCATTGGGTGCACGAACTTCGGGAAAGGGCCTGCCAAAACCGCCATTTTTCAGCATAACGACAAATCCCTTTGCCGGGTGGAACCTTGATGTGTCTCTTTCCGGGGAGAATGCAGTGCGTTTCAAGAGCCAGTTCATGAATGCGCTCCTCTCGGTGAGGGCTGATTTGAGCGGCACTCTCGAGAATCCGGTCTGGGTGGGCGAAGTCAGAACGACGGAGGGCAGGATTGCCTTTCCGGGAACCAATCTTACGGTCTCGCATGGTGAGTTTTACATCACCCGTGAACAGCAGGACACAATCCAGCTCAATGTGAACACGATCGGCCAGACCGCGTCTTATGTCATTTCGATGCGGATTGGAGGAAATGTGGAGGACCCGCAGGTTTCCTTTGCCTCAACTCCGGCCCTGTCGAATGCGCAGATATTCCAGCTGCTGGCCACGGGAAGTCTCGACCGGTCGGGAGTGGGCTCATTCGGAATGTACCTCGGGCGGGGAATGTTTGCTCCTGGAGGAGGCAGGGAGGGCTTGCTCGACCGGATCTCAGTTGAGGTCGGGAGGGATATTTCCGAATCCGGACTCAACACGATTGATGTATTTTATGACTTGAGCGACCGGTTCCGGCTACATGGGCAATACGACAAGTACGATGCCCAGAATCTTGACCTTGAGTGGGAGGTGTTTTCAAAATGA
- a CDS encoding sodium:solute symporter family transporter — translation MEQGFGIDLPVSAAVIIGVIIVGYFILITAFGTYFSRFSRDINDFFFSGQRFAWWLAAASMVATGIGSYSYLKYSEQGFRTGMSSAMTYTNDWFIVPFFMFGWLPIIYFARVRSIPEYFERRFNRTARYIAVCIIMSYMFFYIGYNLFTIGVALEGMFGLPILYTVPVVAFFLGAYVTFGGQTAVIFTDLFQGIMLYLAGGIAIAAGIAALGGFGEWWSFLPETHRLPFVHLTDNPKFNTSGLFWGEALAGSIAFTFMNQGFIMRYLAIKSVNEGRKAALFNVVITLPVSAIIVGAVGWIAKSLIVKQAVEGGALEGINEIHIENTFHTFIIVTWETLQQNSWLFGFVVAALTAALMSTIDTLINACAAIGIYDIYKPLIKPDADDKHYLKAARWASVIATMVGVLLVIWFAQQRGSLMQIHYKGVMVIIPSIVTTIFLGAFWRRFTAPAACISMLVGSVLTLVTNWFPEWIDPLSRFVSGPDNDVYIYMRALFGMVVTGSLGVVISFFTQPRRSEDIVGLTVDTLDEGMALYKGGTPNHEVGEKVRRLPVVADRVIPEGLISLSPTVMDRLKAKEGDMVYIEDSRWFMGGLRSEHVKAGPPHERGDDTVLISPATFEQAYLIEGRTATLEKIF, via the coding sequence ATGGAACAGGGATTCGGCATCGACCTTCCAGTATCGGCCGCGGTGATCATTGGCGTGATCATTGTCGGGTATTTCATATTGATCACGGCCTTCGGAACATATTTTTCTCGTTTCAGCCGTGACATCAACGACTTCTTTTTCAGTGGCCAGCGTTTTGCCTGGTGGCTGGCGGCGGCGAGCATGGTGGCAACCGGGATTGGCAGCTACAGCTATTTGAAGTATTCGGAGCAGGGTTTCCGGACTGGAATGAGCAGTGCGATGACCTACACCAATGACTGGTTCATTGTGCCATTCTTCATGTTCGGCTGGTTACCGATTATCTATTTTGCGCGGGTGCGCTCCATACCGGAGTATTTTGAGCGGCGTTTCAACCGGACGGCGCGCTACATTGCGGTGTGCATCATCATGTCGTACATGTTTTTCTACATCGGCTACAACCTGTTCACGATCGGGGTGGCCCTTGAAGGGATGTTCGGGTTGCCGATTCTGTACACGGTGCCGGTGGTGGCCTTTTTCCTGGGGGCCTATGTGACCTTTGGCGGGCAGACCGCGGTGATTTTCACGGATCTCTTCCAAGGCATCATGCTGTACCTTGCCGGGGGAATTGCCATTGCGGCGGGGATTGCCGCACTGGGCGGATTTGGGGAATGGTGGAGCTTCCTTCCGGAGACTCACCGGCTCCCCTTTGTGCATTTAACGGATAATCCGAAATTCAACACTTCCGGACTATTCTGGGGGGAAGCGCTTGCGGGAAGCATTGCCTTCACCTTCATGAACCAGGGCTTCATCATGCGCTATCTTGCCATCAAGAGCGTGAATGAAGGCCGCAAGGCGGCATTGTTCAATGTGGTCATCACGCTGCCGGTTTCCGCCATTATTGTGGGTGCGGTTGGCTGGATCGCCAAGTCGCTGATCGTGAAGCAGGCCGTCGAGGGTGGGGCGCTTGAGGGGATCAACGAGATCCATATTGAGAACACTTTCCACACCTTCATCATCGTGACATGGGAGACCCTGCAGCAGAATTCATGGCTCTTCGGGTTTGTCGTGGCGGCACTCACCGCCGCTCTCATGTCGACCATCGATACCCTGATCAACGCCTGTGCGGCCATTGGAATTTATGATATCTACAAGCCGCTCATCAAGCCGGATGCAGATGACAAGCATTACCTCAAGGCTGCCCGCTGGGCTTCGGTCATTGCGACGATGGTCGGGGTCCTTCTTGTGATCTGGTTTGCCCAGCAGAGGGGAAGCCTGATGCAGATCCACTACAAGGGTGTGATGGTCATCATCCCCTCGATTGTGACGACGATTTTCCTCGGGGCATTCTGGCGGCGCTTCACTGCCCCGGCCGCGTGCATTTCGATGCTTGTTGGAAGTGTGTTAACGCTTGTCACCAACTGGTTCCCGGAGTGGATTGACCCGCTTTCCCGTTTTGTTTCCGGTCCGGACAACGATGTCTACATCTACATGCGTGCCCTTTTTGGCATGGTGGTCACTGGCTCACTCGGCGTGGTGATCTCCTTTTTCACGCAACCTCGTCGGAGTGAGGACATCGTGGGCCTCACAGTGGATACGCTGGATGAGGGAATGGCACTCTACAAAGGCGGTACGCCCAATCATGAAGTCGGTGAAAAAGTCCGCCGGCTGCCTGTGGTGGCGGACCGGGTTATTCCTGAGGGATTGATCTCGCTTTCCCCGACCGTGATGGACCGGCTCAAGGCGAAAGAGGGAGACATGGTCTACATCGAGGATAGCCGATGGTTTATGGGCGGGCTTCGCTCTGAACACGTGAAGGCGGGGCCTCCGCATGAGCGTGGTGACGATACTGTCCTGATTTCACCAGCGACTTTCGAGCAAGCCTATCTAATTGAAGGACGAACGGCGACCCTCGAGAAGATCTTTTAA